Proteins from a single region of Gemmatirosa kalamazoonensis:
- a CDS encoding PadR family transcriptional regulator — protein MTPPTGNLLQGTLDLLVLKTLSWGPRHGYGVARWLEDTTDDALHVEEGSLYPALYRLERRGWIAAEWGTSELGKRIKVYALTPAGRAQLRREVAAWADFTAAVAKVLGTA, from the coding sequence ATGACGCCGCCGACCGGCAACCTGCTCCAGGGCACGCTCGACCTGCTCGTCCTCAAGACGCTGTCCTGGGGCCCGCGCCACGGCTACGGCGTCGCGCGGTGGCTCGAGGACACGACCGACGACGCGCTCCACGTCGAGGAGGGCTCGCTGTATCCGGCGCTCTACCGCCTCGAGCGCCGCGGGTGGATCGCCGCCGAGTGGGGCACGTCGGAGCTCGGCAAGCGCATCAAGGTGTACGCGCTCACGCCCGCCGGCCGCGCGCAGCTCCGCCGCGAGGTGGCCGCGTGGGCCGACTTCACCGCCGCGGTGGCGAAGGTGTTAGGCACCGCATGA